In Bos indicus isolate NIAB-ARS_2022 breed Sahiwal x Tharparkar chromosome 19, NIAB-ARS_B.indTharparkar_mat_pri_1.0, whole genome shotgun sequence, the following proteins share a genomic window:
- the CLTC gene encoding clathrin heavy chain 1 isoform X4, giving the protein MAQILPIRFQEHLQLQNLGINPANIGFSTLTMESDKFICIREKVGEQAQVVIIDMNDPSNPIRRPISADSAIMNPASKVIALKAGKTLQIFNIEMKSKMKAHTMTDDVTFWKWISLNTVALVTDNAVYHWSMEGESQPVKMFDRHSSLAGCQIINYRTDAKQKWLLLTGISAQQNRVVGAMQLYSVDRKVSQPIEGHAASFAQFKMEGNAEESTLFCFAVRGQAGGKLHIIEVGTPPTGNQPFPKKAVDVFFPPEAQNDFPVAMQISEKHDVVFLITKYGYIHLYDLETGTCIYMNRISGETIFVTAPHEATAGIIGVNRKGQVLSVCVEEENIIPYITNVLQNPDLALRMAVRNNLAGAEELFARKFNALFAQGNYSEAAKVAANAPKGILRTPDTIRRFQSVPAQPGQTSPLLQYFGILLDQGQLNKYESLELCRPVLQQGRKQLLEKWLKEDKLECSEELGDLVKSVDPTLALSVYLRANVPNKVIQCFAETGQVQKIVLYAKKVGYTPDWIFLLRNVMRISPDQGQQFAQMLVQDEEPLADITQIVDVFMEYNLIQQCTAFLLDALKNNRPSEGPLQTRLLEMNLMHAPQVADAILGNQMFTHYDRAHIAQLCEKAGLLQRALEHFTDLYDIKRAVVHTHLLNPEWLVNYFGSLSVEDSLECLRAMLSANIRQNLQICVQVASKYHEQLSTQSLIELFESFKSFEGLFYFLGSIVNFSQDPDVHFKYIQAACKTGQIKEVERICRESNCYDPERVKNFLKEAKLTDQLPLIIVCDRFDFVHDLVLYLYRNNLQKYIEIYVQKVNPSRLPVVIGGLLDVDCSEDVIKNLILVVRGQFSTDELVAEVEKRNRLKLLLPWLEARIHEGCEEPATHNALAKIYIDSNNNPERFLRENPYYDSRVVGKYCEKRDPHLACVAYERGQCDLELINVCNENSLFKSLSRYLVRRKDPELWGSVLLESNPYRRPLIDQVVQTALSETQDPEEVSVTVKAFMTADLPNELIELLEKIVLDNSVFSEHRNLQNLLILTAIKADRTRVMEYINRLDNYDAPDIANIAISNELFEEAFAIFRKFDVNTSAVQVLIEHIGNLDRAYEFAERCNEPAVWSQLAKAQLQKGMVKEAIDSYIKADDPSSYMEVVQAANTSGNWEELVKYLQMARKKARESYVETELIFALAKTNRLAELEEFINGPNNAHIQQVGDRCYDEKMYDAAKLLYNNVSNFGRLASTLVHLGEYQAAVDGARKANSTRTWKEVCFACVDGKEFRLAQMCGLHIVVHADELEELINYYQDRGYFEELITMLEAALGLERAHMGMFTELAILYSKFKPQKMREHLELFWSRVNIPKVLRAAEQAHLWAELVFLYDKYEEYDNAIITMMNHPTDAWKEGQFKDIITKVANVELYYRAIQFYLEFKPLLLNDLLMVLSPRLDHTRAVNYFSKVKQLPLVKPYLRSVQNHNNKSVNESLNNLFITEEDYQALRTSIDAYDNFDNISLAQRLEKHELIEFRRIAAYLFKGNNRWKQSVELCKKDSLYKDAMQYASESKDTELAEELLQWFLQEEKRECFGACLFTCYDLLRPDVVLETAWRHNIMDFAMPYFIQVMKEYLTKVDKLDASESLRKEEEQATETQPIVYAQDNSLTRPSI; this is encoded by the exons ATCTCTTTGAATACGGTTGCTCTTGTTACGGATAATGCAGTTTATCATTGGAGTATGGAAGGAGAGTCGCAGCCGGTGAAAATGTTTGATCGCCACTCTAGCCTCGCAGGGTGCCAGATTATCAATTATCGAACTGATGCAAAGCAAAAGTGGTTACTTCTGACTGGCATATCTGCACAG CAAAATCGTGTGGTGGGAGCTATGCAGTTGTATTCTGTAGATAGGAAAGTGTCTCAGCCCATTGAGGGACACGCGGCTAGCTTCGCACAATTCAAGATGGAAGGCAATGCAGAAGAGTCAAcgttgttttgttttgcagtaCGGGGTCAAGCGGGAGGGAAG TTACATATCATTGAAGTTGGCACACCACCAACAGGGAACCAACCATTTCCAAAGAAGGCAGTGGATGTTTTCTTTCCTCCAGAAGCACAAAATGACTTTCCTGTTGCAATGCAG ATCAGTGAAAAGCATGATGTAGTATTCTTGATTACGAAGTATGGTTACATCCACCTCTATGACCTTGAGACTGGTACCTGCATCTACATGAATAGAATCAGTGGAGAAACGATCTTTGTCACTGCACCTCATGAAGCCACGGCTGGAATAATTGGAGTAAACAGAAAGGGACAG GTTCTCTCAGTATGTGtggaagaagaaaacataatCCCTTATATCACCAATGTCCTACAAAATCCTGATTTGGCTCTGAGAATGGCTGTACGTAACAACTTAGCTGGTGCTGAAGAACTCTTTGCCCGGAAATTTAATGCTCTTTTTGCCCAGGGAAATTACTCAGAGGCAGCAAAGGTGGCCGCTAATGCACCAAAG gGAATTCTTCGTACCCCAGACACCATCCGTCGGTTCCAGAGTGTTCCAGCTCAGCCAGGTCAAACTTCACCCCTACTTCAGTACTTTGGAATCCTTTTGGACCAGGGCCAGCTAAACAAATATGAATCCTTAGAACTGTGTAGGCCTGTACTTCAGCAGGGGCGGAAACAGCTTTTGGAGAAATGGTTAAAAGAAGATAAG CTGGAATGTTCTGAAGAACTGGGAGACCTTGTGAAATCTGTGGACCCTACATTGGCGCTTAGTGTGTACTTAAGGGCTAACgttccaaataaagtcattcaGTGCTTTGCAGAAACAGGTCAAGTCCAGAAGATTGTTTTATATGCTAAAAAA gtTGGATATACTCCAGACTGGATCTTTCTGCTGAGAAATGTTATGCGTATCAGTCCAGATCAGGGGCAGCAGTTTGCTCAAATGTTAGTTCAGGATGAAGAACCTCTTGCTGATATCACCCAg ATTGTCGATGTGTTTATGGAATACAATCTAATTCAGCAGTGTACTGCATTCTTGCTTGATGCCCTGAAGAATAATCGCCCATCTGAAGGTCCTTTACAGACGAGGTTGCTTGAGATGAACCTTATGCATGCACCTCAG GTCGCAGATGCTATTCTAGGCAATCAGATGTTCACGCATTATGACCGGGCTCATATCGCTCAGCTGTGTGAAAAGGCTGGCCTCTTGCAGCGTGCGTTAGAACACTTCACTGACTTATATGATATAAAGCGTGCAGTCGTTCACACGCATCTTCTTAACCCTGAG TGGTTAGTGAATTACTTTGGGTCCTTATCAGTGGAAGACTCCCTAGAATGCCTCAGGGCCATGCTGTCTGCCAATATTCGTCAGAATCTACAGATCTGTGTACAGGTGGCTTCTAAGTATCATGAACAACTGTCCACTCAGTCTCTGATTGAACTTTTTGAATCTTTCAAGAGTTTTGAAG gtcttttttattttctgggatCCATTGTTAACTTTAGTCAAGACCCAGAtgtgcactttaaatatattcaggCAGCTTGCAAGACTGGGCAGATCAAAGAAGTAGAAAGAATCTGCAGAGAAAGCAACTGCTATGATCCTGAGCGAGTCAAGAATTTTCTCAAG gaaGCGAAGCTAACAGATCAGTTACCACTTATCATTGTGTGCGACCGATTTGACTTTGTCCATGATTTGGTGCTCTATTTATATAGAAATAATCTTCAgaagtatatagaaatatatgtacAGAAG GTGAATCCAAGTCGACTGCCTGTGGTTATTGGGGGATTACTTGATGTTGATTGCTCTGAAGATGTCATTAAAAACTTGATTCTTGTTGTAAGAGGTCAATTCTCTACTGATGAGCTTGTTGCTGAGgttgaaaaaagaaacag ATTGAAACTGCTTCTGCCTTGGCTGGAGGCCAGAATTCATGAGGGCTGTGAAGAGCCTGCTACTCATAATGCATTAGCCAAAATCTACATAGACAGTAATAACAATCCAGAGCGGTTTCTTCGGGAAAATCCTTACTATGACAGTCGTGTTGTTGGAAAGTATTGTGAGAAGAGAGATCCGCATCTGGCCTGTGTTGCTTACGAGCGTGGCCAGTGTGATCTGGAGCTTATCAAT gTCTGCAATGAGAATTCCCTCTTCAAAAGTCTGTCTCGCTATCTGGTACGGCGGAAGGACCCAGAATTGTGGGGTAGTGTGCTGCTGGAAAGCAATCCTTACAGGAGACCCCTCATTGATCAG GTTGTACAGACAGCCTTGTCTGAAACTCAGGACCCCGAGGAAGTGTCAGTAACTGTCAAGGCCTTTATGACTGCAGACCTTCCTAATGAACTCATTGAACTGCTGGAGAAAATAGTCCTTGATAACTCTGTATTCAGTGAACACAG GAACCTGCAAAACCTCCTCATCCTCACTGCAATCAAGGCTGACCGTACACGTGTTATGGAGTACATTAACCGCCTGGATAATTATGATGCCCCAGATATTGCCAACATCGCCATCAGCAATGAGCTCTTTGAAGAAGCATTTGCCATTTTCCGGAAATTTGATGTCAATACCTCAGCAGTGCAG GTCTTGATCGAACATATTGGAAACTTGGATCGGGCATATGAGTTTGCTGAACGCTGCAATGAACCGGCAGTCTGGAGTCAGCTCGCAAAAGCTCAGTTGCAGAAAGGAATGGTGAAAGAAGCCATTGATTCTTATATCAAAGCAGATGATCCTTCATCATACATGGAAGTTGTTCAGGCCGCCAATACTAGTG GAAACTGGGAAGAGCTGGTGAAGTACTTGCAGATGGCCCGCAAGAAGGCTCGTGAGTCCTATGTGGAGACAGAATTGATCTTTGCGCTGGCTAAAACAAACCGCCTAGCAGAGTTGGAAGAGTTCATCAATGGGCCAAATAATGCTCATATCCAGCAA gTTGGTGACCGTTGTTATGATGAAAAAATGTATGATGCTGCTAAGTTGTTGTACAATAATGTTTCCAATTTTGGACGCTTGGCATCCACCCTGGTTCACCTGGGTGAATATCAGGCAGCTGTTGATGGAGCTAGGAAAGCCAACAGTACCCGAACATGGAAAGAG gtCTGCTTTGCCTGTGTAGATGGGAAGGAGTTCCGTCTCGCTCAGATGTGTGGGCTTCATATTGTAGTACATGCAGACGAGTTGGAGGAACTTATCAACTACTATCAG gATCGTGGGTATTTTGAAGAGCTGATAACCATGTTGGAAGCAGCACTGGGACTTGAGCGAGCTCACATGGGGATGTTCACCGAATTAGCTATTCTGTATTCTAAGTTTAAGCCACAGAAAATGAGGGAGCACCTGGAGCTGTTCTGGTCCAGAGTGAATATTCCTAAG GTGCTAAGAGCTGCAGAACAAGCCCATCTTTGGGCAGAATTGGTGTTTTTGTATGACAAATACGAAGAATATGATAATGCCATAATTACCATGATGAATCATCCTACTGATGCATGGAAAGAAGGGCAGTTCAAAGACATCATTACCAAG GTTGCCAATGTGGAGCTATACTACAGAGCAATACAATTCTACTTAGAATTCAAGCCACTGTTGTTAAATGATTTGCTGATGGTGCTGTCTCCACGGTTGGACCATACTCGTGCAGTCAATTATTTCAGCaag GTTAAACAGCTACCGCTGGTGAAACCCTATTTGCGTTCAGTTCAGAACCACAACAACAAATCTGTGAATGAGTCACTGAACAACCTCTTTATTACAGAAGAAGATTATCAG gctcTGAGAACATCGATAGATGCTTATGACAACTTTGACAATATCTCACTTGCTCAGCGTTTGGAAAAGCATGAACTCATTGAGTTCAGAAGAATTGCTGCTTACCTCTTCAAAGGCAATAATCGCTGGAAACAGAGTGTAGAGCTGTGCAAGAAAGATAGCCTGTACAAG GATGCAATGCAGTATGCCTCTGAATCTAAAGATACTGAATTGGCTGAAGAGCTCTTACAGTGGTTTttgcaggaagaaaaaagagagtgcTTTGGAGCATGTCTCTTTACTTGTTATGATCTTTTAAGGCCAGATGTTGTCCTGGAAACTGCATGGAGGCACAATATCATGGATTTTGCCATGCCCTACTTCATCCAAGTCATGAAGGAATACTTGACAAAG GTGGATAAATTAGATGCTTCAGAATCactgagaaaagaggaagaacaaGCTACGGAGACACAACCTATTGTTTATG cccaaGATAACTCTCTAACCAGGCCAAGTATATGA
- the CLTC gene encoding clathrin heavy chain 1 isoform X2: MAQILPIRFQEHLQLQNLGINPANIGFSTLTMESDKFICIREKVGEQAQVVIIDMNDPSNPIRRPISADSAIMNPASKVIALKAGKTLQIFNIEMKSKMKAHTMTDDVTFWKWISLNTVALVTDNAVYHWSMEGESQPVKMFDRHSSLAGCQIINYRTDAKQKWLLLTGISAQQNRVVGAMQLYSVDRKVSQPIEGHAASFAQFKMEGNAEESTLFCFAVRGQAGGKLHIIEVGTPPTGNQPFPKKAVDVFFPPEAQNDFPVAMQISEKHDVVFLITKYGYIHLYDLETGTCIYMNRISGETIFVTAPHEATAGIIGVNRKGQVLSVCVEEENIIPYITNVLQNPDLALRMAVRNNLAGAEELFARKFNALFAQGNYSEAAKVAANAPKGILRTPDTIRRFQSVPAQPGQTSPLLQYFGILLDQGQLNKYESLELCRPVLQQGRKQLLEKWLKEDKLECSEELGDLVKSVDPTLALSVYLRANVPNKVIQCFAETGQVQKIVLYAKKVGYTPDWIFLLRNVMRISPDQGQQFAQMLVQDEEPLADITQIVDVFMEYNLIQQCTAFLLDALKNNRPSEGPLQTRLLEMNLMHAPQVADAILGNQMFTHYDRAHIAQLCEKAGLLQRALEHFTDLYDIKRAVVHTHLLNPEWLVNYFGSLSVEDSLECLRAMLSANIRQNLQICVQVASKYHEQLSTQSLIELFESFKSFEGLFYFLGSIVNFSQDPDVHFKYIQAACKTGQIKEVERICRESNCYDPERVKNFLKEAKLTDQLPLIIVCDRFDFVHDLVLYLYRNNLQKYIEIYVQKVNPSRLPVVIGGLLDVDCSEDVIKNLILVVRGQFSTDELVAEVEKRNRLKLLLPWLEARIHEGCEEPATHNALAKIYIDSNNNPERFLRENPYYDSRVVGKYCEKRDPHLACVAYERGQCDLELINVCNENSLFKSLSRYLVRRKDPELWGSVLLESNPYRRPLIDQVVQTALSETQDPEEVSVTVKAFMTADLPNELIELLEKIVLDNSVFSEHRNLQNLLILTAIKADRTRVMEYINRLDNYDAPDIANIAISNELFEEAFAIFRKFDVNTSAVQVLIEHIGNLDRAYEFAERCNEPAVWSQLAKAQLQKGMVKEAIDSYIKADDPSSYMEVVQAANTSGNWEELVKYLQMARKKARESYVETELIFALAKTNRLAELEEFINGPNNAHIQQVGDRCYDEKMYDAAKLLYNNVSNFGRLASTLVHLGEYQAAVDGARKANSTRTWKEVCFACVDGKEFRLAQMCGLHIVVHADELEELINYYQDRGYFEELITMLEAALGLERAHMGMFTELAILYSKFKPQKMREHLELFWSRVNIPKVLRAAEQAHLWAELVFLYDKYEEYDNAIITMMNHPTDAWKEGQFKDIITKVANVELYYRAIQFYLEFKPLLLNDLLMVLSPRLDHTRAVNYFSKVKQLPLVKPYLRSVQNHNNKSVNESLNNLFITEEDYQALRTSIDAYDNFDNISLAQRLEKHELIEFRRIAAYLFKGNNRWKQSVELCKKDSLYKDAMQYASESKDTELAEELLQWFLQEEKRECFGACLFTCYDLLRPDVVLETAWRHNIMDFAMPYFIQVMKEYLTKVDKLDASESLRKEEEQATETQPIVYGQPQLMLTAGPSVAVPPQAPFGYGYTAPAYGQPQPGFGYSM; this comes from the exons ATCTCTTTGAATACGGTTGCTCTTGTTACGGATAATGCAGTTTATCATTGGAGTATGGAAGGAGAGTCGCAGCCGGTGAAAATGTTTGATCGCCACTCTAGCCTCGCAGGGTGCCAGATTATCAATTATCGAACTGATGCAAAGCAAAAGTGGTTACTTCTGACTGGCATATCTGCACAG CAAAATCGTGTGGTGGGAGCTATGCAGTTGTATTCTGTAGATAGGAAAGTGTCTCAGCCCATTGAGGGACACGCGGCTAGCTTCGCACAATTCAAGATGGAAGGCAATGCAGAAGAGTCAAcgttgttttgttttgcagtaCGGGGTCAAGCGGGAGGGAAG TTACATATCATTGAAGTTGGCACACCACCAACAGGGAACCAACCATTTCCAAAGAAGGCAGTGGATGTTTTCTTTCCTCCAGAAGCACAAAATGACTTTCCTGTTGCAATGCAG ATCAGTGAAAAGCATGATGTAGTATTCTTGATTACGAAGTATGGTTACATCCACCTCTATGACCTTGAGACTGGTACCTGCATCTACATGAATAGAATCAGTGGAGAAACGATCTTTGTCACTGCACCTCATGAAGCCACGGCTGGAATAATTGGAGTAAACAGAAAGGGACAG GTTCTCTCAGTATGTGtggaagaagaaaacataatCCCTTATATCACCAATGTCCTACAAAATCCTGATTTGGCTCTGAGAATGGCTGTACGTAACAACTTAGCTGGTGCTGAAGAACTCTTTGCCCGGAAATTTAATGCTCTTTTTGCCCAGGGAAATTACTCAGAGGCAGCAAAGGTGGCCGCTAATGCACCAAAG gGAATTCTTCGTACCCCAGACACCATCCGTCGGTTCCAGAGTGTTCCAGCTCAGCCAGGTCAAACTTCACCCCTACTTCAGTACTTTGGAATCCTTTTGGACCAGGGCCAGCTAAACAAATATGAATCCTTAGAACTGTGTAGGCCTGTACTTCAGCAGGGGCGGAAACAGCTTTTGGAGAAATGGTTAAAAGAAGATAAG CTGGAATGTTCTGAAGAACTGGGAGACCTTGTGAAATCTGTGGACCCTACATTGGCGCTTAGTGTGTACTTAAGGGCTAACgttccaaataaagtcattcaGTGCTTTGCAGAAACAGGTCAAGTCCAGAAGATTGTTTTATATGCTAAAAAA gtTGGATATACTCCAGACTGGATCTTTCTGCTGAGAAATGTTATGCGTATCAGTCCAGATCAGGGGCAGCAGTTTGCTCAAATGTTAGTTCAGGATGAAGAACCTCTTGCTGATATCACCCAg ATTGTCGATGTGTTTATGGAATACAATCTAATTCAGCAGTGTACTGCATTCTTGCTTGATGCCCTGAAGAATAATCGCCCATCTGAAGGTCCTTTACAGACGAGGTTGCTTGAGATGAACCTTATGCATGCACCTCAG GTCGCAGATGCTATTCTAGGCAATCAGATGTTCACGCATTATGACCGGGCTCATATCGCTCAGCTGTGTGAAAAGGCTGGCCTCTTGCAGCGTGCGTTAGAACACTTCACTGACTTATATGATATAAAGCGTGCAGTCGTTCACACGCATCTTCTTAACCCTGAG TGGTTAGTGAATTACTTTGGGTCCTTATCAGTGGAAGACTCCCTAGAATGCCTCAGGGCCATGCTGTCTGCCAATATTCGTCAGAATCTACAGATCTGTGTACAGGTGGCTTCTAAGTATCATGAACAACTGTCCACTCAGTCTCTGATTGAACTTTTTGAATCTTTCAAGAGTTTTGAAG gtcttttttattttctgggatCCATTGTTAACTTTAGTCAAGACCCAGAtgtgcactttaaatatattcaggCAGCTTGCAAGACTGGGCAGATCAAAGAAGTAGAAAGAATCTGCAGAGAAAGCAACTGCTATGATCCTGAGCGAGTCAAGAATTTTCTCAAG gaaGCGAAGCTAACAGATCAGTTACCACTTATCATTGTGTGCGACCGATTTGACTTTGTCCATGATTTGGTGCTCTATTTATATAGAAATAATCTTCAgaagtatatagaaatatatgtacAGAAG GTGAATCCAAGTCGACTGCCTGTGGTTATTGGGGGATTACTTGATGTTGATTGCTCTGAAGATGTCATTAAAAACTTGATTCTTGTTGTAAGAGGTCAATTCTCTACTGATGAGCTTGTTGCTGAGgttgaaaaaagaaacag ATTGAAACTGCTTCTGCCTTGGCTGGAGGCCAGAATTCATGAGGGCTGTGAAGAGCCTGCTACTCATAATGCATTAGCCAAAATCTACATAGACAGTAATAACAATCCAGAGCGGTTTCTTCGGGAAAATCCTTACTATGACAGTCGTGTTGTTGGAAAGTATTGTGAGAAGAGAGATCCGCATCTGGCCTGTGTTGCTTACGAGCGTGGCCAGTGTGATCTGGAGCTTATCAAT gTCTGCAATGAGAATTCCCTCTTCAAAAGTCTGTCTCGCTATCTGGTACGGCGGAAGGACCCAGAATTGTGGGGTAGTGTGCTGCTGGAAAGCAATCCTTACAGGAGACCCCTCATTGATCAG GTTGTACAGACAGCCTTGTCTGAAACTCAGGACCCCGAGGAAGTGTCAGTAACTGTCAAGGCCTTTATGACTGCAGACCTTCCTAATGAACTCATTGAACTGCTGGAGAAAATAGTCCTTGATAACTCTGTATTCAGTGAACACAG GAACCTGCAAAACCTCCTCATCCTCACTGCAATCAAGGCTGACCGTACACGTGTTATGGAGTACATTAACCGCCTGGATAATTATGATGCCCCAGATATTGCCAACATCGCCATCAGCAATGAGCTCTTTGAAGAAGCATTTGCCATTTTCCGGAAATTTGATGTCAATACCTCAGCAGTGCAG GTCTTGATCGAACATATTGGAAACTTGGATCGGGCATATGAGTTTGCTGAACGCTGCAATGAACCGGCAGTCTGGAGTCAGCTCGCAAAAGCTCAGTTGCAGAAAGGAATGGTGAAAGAAGCCATTGATTCTTATATCAAAGCAGATGATCCTTCATCATACATGGAAGTTGTTCAGGCCGCCAATACTAGTG GAAACTGGGAAGAGCTGGTGAAGTACTTGCAGATGGCCCGCAAGAAGGCTCGTGAGTCCTATGTGGAGACAGAATTGATCTTTGCGCTGGCTAAAACAAACCGCCTAGCAGAGTTGGAAGAGTTCATCAATGGGCCAAATAATGCTCATATCCAGCAA gTTGGTGACCGTTGTTATGATGAAAAAATGTATGATGCTGCTAAGTTGTTGTACAATAATGTTTCCAATTTTGGACGCTTGGCATCCACCCTGGTTCACCTGGGTGAATATCAGGCAGCTGTTGATGGAGCTAGGAAAGCCAACAGTACCCGAACATGGAAAGAG gtCTGCTTTGCCTGTGTAGATGGGAAGGAGTTCCGTCTCGCTCAGATGTGTGGGCTTCATATTGTAGTACATGCAGACGAGTTGGAGGAACTTATCAACTACTATCAG gATCGTGGGTATTTTGAAGAGCTGATAACCATGTTGGAAGCAGCACTGGGACTTGAGCGAGCTCACATGGGGATGTTCACCGAATTAGCTATTCTGTATTCTAAGTTTAAGCCACAGAAAATGAGGGAGCACCTGGAGCTGTTCTGGTCCAGAGTGAATATTCCTAAG GTGCTAAGAGCTGCAGAACAAGCCCATCTTTGGGCAGAATTGGTGTTTTTGTATGACAAATACGAAGAATATGATAATGCCATAATTACCATGATGAATCATCCTACTGATGCATGGAAAGAAGGGCAGTTCAAAGACATCATTACCAAG GTTGCCAATGTGGAGCTATACTACAGAGCAATACAATTCTACTTAGAATTCAAGCCACTGTTGTTAAATGATTTGCTGATGGTGCTGTCTCCACGGTTGGACCATACTCGTGCAGTCAATTATTTCAGCaag GTTAAACAGCTACCGCTGGTGAAACCCTATTTGCGTTCAGTTCAGAACCACAACAACAAATCTGTGAATGAGTCACTGAACAACCTCTTTATTACAGAAGAAGATTATCAG gctcTGAGAACATCGATAGATGCTTATGACAACTTTGACAATATCTCACTTGCTCAGCGTTTGGAAAAGCATGAACTCATTGAGTTCAGAAGAATTGCTGCTTACCTCTTCAAAGGCAATAATCGCTGGAAACAGAGTGTAGAGCTGTGCAAGAAAGATAGCCTGTACAAG GATGCAATGCAGTATGCCTCTGAATCTAAAGATACTGAATTGGCTGAAGAGCTCTTACAGTGGTTTttgcaggaagaaaaaagagagtgcTTTGGAGCATGTCTCTTTACTTGTTATGATCTTTTAAGGCCAGATGTTGTCCTGGAAACTGCATGGAGGCACAATATCATGGATTTTGCCATGCCCTACTTCATCCAAGTCATGAAGGAATACTTGACAAAG GTGGATAAATTAGATGCTTCAGAATCactgagaaaagaggaagaacaaGCTACGGAGACACAACCTATTGTTTATG GTCAGCCCCAGCTGATGCTGACAGCAGGACCCAGCGTTGCAGTCCCTCCCCAGGCGCCGTTTGGCTATGGTTACACTGCACCAGCCTACGGGCAGCCTCAGCCTGGCTTTGGGTACAGCATGTGA